The Faecalibacterium prausnitzii genome includes a window with the following:
- a CDS encoding acyl-CoA dehydrogenase: MDFTLSKQQQMVQKMYREFAENEVKPLAKKVDAEEYFPKETVEKMGKLGMMGIYFPTSVGGAGGDVLSYVMAVEELSKVCGTTGVIVSAHTSLCAAPIYENGTPEQKAKYLPKLCSGEWLGAFGLTEPGAGTDAQGQQTIAKEEDDCWVLNGSKIFITNAGFADVFIVIAVTDHVLDKKGRPTKLCSAFIVERTDPGFSVGKAEDKMGIRGSSTCELIFEDCRIPKDRMLGVRGKGFQLAMATLDGGRIGIASQALGIAEGALDETVAYVKERKQFGRPIAAFQNTQFELAEMKARVEAAKYLVYAAALKKQQAMDGAKVRYSVEAAQAKLIAARTASDVTRRCLQLFGGYGYTRDYPIERMMRDAKITEIYEGTSEVQMMVISGALLK; the protein is encoded by the coding sequence ATGGATTTTACTCTGTCCAAGCAGCAGCAGATGGTGCAGAAAATGTACCGCGAGTTTGCTGAAAACGAAGTCAAGCCTCTGGCTAAGAAAGTTGATGCAGAAGAGTACTTCCCCAAAGAGACCGTCGAAAAGATGGGCAAGCTGGGCATGATGGGTATTTACTTCCCCACCTCTGTCGGCGGTGCAGGCGGCGACGTGCTGTCCTACGTCATGGCAGTGGAAGAGCTGAGCAAGGTCTGCGGCACCACCGGTGTCATCGTCTCTGCTCACACCAGCCTGTGTGCTGCTCCCATTTATGAGAACGGTACCCCGGAGCAGAAGGCAAAGTATCTGCCCAAGCTGTGCAGCGGCGAGTGGTTGGGTGCATTCGGCCTGACCGAGCCGGGTGCTGGCACCGATGCACAGGGCCAGCAGACCATTGCAAAGGAAGAGGATGACTGCTGGGTGCTGAACGGCTCCAAGATCTTCATCACCAATGCAGGGTTCGCCGATGTCTTCATCGTCATCGCAGTCACCGACCATGTGCTGGACAAGAAGGGCCGCCCCACCAAGCTGTGCTCCGCCTTCATCGTCGAGCGCACCGATCCGGGCTTCTCGGTCGGCAAGGCTGAGGACAAGATGGGCATCCGCGGTTCCTCTACCTGCGAGCTGATCTTCGAGGACTGCCGCATCCCGAAGGACCGTATGCTGGGTGTGCGCGGCAAGGGCTTCCAGCTGGCAATGGCCACTCTGGACGGCGGCCGTATCGGCATCGCTTCCCAGGCTCTGGGCATCGCCGAGGGCGCTCTGGATGAGACCGTTGCTTACGTCAAGGAGCGCAAGCAGTTCGGCCGCCCCATCGCTGCATTCCAGAACACCCAGTTCGAGCTGGCTGAGATGAAGGCCCGCGTCGAGGCTGCCAAGTATCTGGTCTATGCCGCTGCTCTGAAGAAGCAGCAGGCTATGGACGGCGCAAAGGTCCGTTACAGCGTGGAAGCTGCTCAGGCCAAGCTGATCGCCGCCCGCACCGCAAGCGACGTGACCCGCCGCTGCCTGCAGCTGTTCGGTGGTTACGGCTACACCCGTGACTATCCCATTGAGCGCATGATGCGTGATGCCAAGATCACCGAGATCTACGAGGGCACCAGCGAAGTGCAGATGATGGTCATTTCCGGCGCGCTGCTGAAGTAA
- a CDS encoding SPOCS domain-containing protein produces the protein MELKVFRDALPAAGANCTVKAELPLETEILISDYLPPVFKLVKCFAKPVVLQKQLQPGKLTLEGYLRCIVYYQGEDDAGLCQTEQKLPFNKVLELPEFAFTAWTAQVEGQTEYLNCRSVTPRRIEVRGAFGLVASVYTQQKTEVLTALADGGIEQQLTTLEGVRRAAVLDKLITVEGELAFPSPPAAILDIAGTASLHDLKVLNAKAVAKGTLHVLCAWRAEGESALQSQSLDLPFNQVLDVEGLSEDCRCLCVAEPVGFTATQGEGEAPGSLSATVVLRLRAWRPYQLQCVADAFSTQFETEPVMQNLRTEALLCALNETATLTGSGPLPDAGAKILACFAAIGPAQLVWQETGWVVAARVLVTAFGENSLAELESYEKPLELALPIPAEAAETAALYPECWLSVEDLQCSCTGGALDVSVTVRVEGAILSRRQASCVGSIALGEKLAPADPEISLRIYYAQAGEALFAIAKRYHVSPGQMLAANDLAEGTTAIEKAQRLLIPGA, from the coding sequence ATGGAACTGAAGGTCTTTCGGGATGCGCTGCCCGCTGCGGGTGCGAACTGCACCGTCAAGGCGGAGCTCCCGCTGGAAACGGAGATCCTGATCTCCGATTATCTTCCGCCGGTGTTCAAGCTGGTCAAATGCTTTGCGAAACCGGTGGTGCTGCAAAAGCAGCTGCAGCCCGGCAAACTGACGCTGGAAGGCTATTTGCGCTGCATCGTGTATTATCAGGGCGAGGATGACGCGGGCCTCTGCCAGACGGAGCAGAAGCTGCCCTTCAACAAGGTGCTGGAACTGCCGGAGTTTGCCTTTACTGCATGGACGGCTCAGGTGGAGGGTCAGACCGAATACCTGAACTGCCGCTCGGTCACGCCCCGCCGCATCGAGGTGCGGGGAGCCTTTGGTCTGGTGGCGTCGGTCTACACCCAGCAGAAGACCGAGGTGCTCACGGCGCTGGCCGACGGCGGCATCGAGCAGCAGCTGACCACACTGGAAGGCGTCCGCCGCGCGGCCGTGCTCGACAAGCTCATCACAGTGGAAGGTGAGCTGGCCTTTCCGTCGCCGCCTGCCGCCATCCTGGACATTGCCGGGACAGCCTCCCTCCACGACCTCAAGGTCTTGAATGCCAAAGCTGTGGCAAAGGGGACGCTGCACGTTCTCTGCGCCTGGCGGGCAGAAGGGGAAAGCGCCCTGCAGAGCCAGAGCCTGGACCTTCCCTTCAATCAGGTGTTGGATGTGGAGGGCCTCAGTGAAGACTGCCGCTGCCTCTGCGTGGCCGAGCCGGTCGGGTTCACGGCCACACAGGGGGAGGGGGAAGCCCCCGGCTCCCTCAGCGCCACCGTGGTGCTGCGTCTGCGGGCGTGGCGGCCCTACCAGCTGCAATGTGTGGCCGATGCCTTCTCGACGCAGTTTGAGACGGAGCCTGTGATGCAGAATCTCCGCACCGAAGCGCTGCTCTGTGCCCTGAACGAGACGGCCACCCTGACCGGGTCCGGCCCGCTGCCGGATGCCGGGGCAAAGATCCTGGCCTGCTTTGCGGCCATCGGCCCGGCGCAGCTGGTCTGGCAGGAAACCGGCTGGGTGGTGGCGGCGCGGGTCCTTGTGACGGCGTTTGGCGAGAACAGCCTTGCCGAGCTGGAAAGCTACGAAAAGCCGCTGGAGCTGGCCCTGCCCATCCCGGCCGAAGCCGCCGAGACCGCAGCGCTCTATCCGGAATGCTGGCTCAGCGTCGAGGATCTGCAATGCAGCTGCACGGGCGGTGCGCTGGATGTCTCGGTGACGGTGCGGGTGGAGGGTGCCATCCTCAGCCGCAGGCAGGCTTCCTGCGTGGGCAGCATTGCGCTGGGGGAGAAGCTGGCCCCTGCCGACCCGGAGATCTCCCTCCGCATCTATTACGCACAGGCCGGGGAAGCACTGTTTGCCATTGCAAAACGCTACCATGTTTCGCCGGGGCAGATGCTTGCCGCAAACGACCTCGCTGAGGGCACAACGGCCATCGAAAAAGCACAGCGGCTTTTGATTCCCGGTGCATGA
- a CDS encoding uracil-xanthine permease family protein — protein sequence MIKNIELEKAAYDFKAKMPLRQAIPLGLQHVFAMFVGNLTPLLIITSACGLAGGEFADLQISLLQNAMFVAGIVTLVQLFSIGPVGGQVPIIMGTSSGFLGVFNSVAASMGGGVLAYGAIMGASILGGLFETVLGFFLKPLRKFFPSVVTGTVVLSIGLSLISVGVNSFGGGNAAKDFGSMENLLLAVFVLVVILFFKHWTNGFLSSSSILIGIVAGYIAAFIMGFVLPTTGVTADGVEFTKAWVLNWNKVAQASWFAIPKLVPVKIVFDMRAILPVLIMFIVTAVETVGDISGVMEGGMGREATDKELSGGVICDGLGSSFAACFGVLPNTSFSQNVGLVAMTKVVNRGALATGAIFLILCGLIPKLGALVSIMPQAVLGGAAVMMFSSIVVSGIQLITKEKMTPRTLTIVSVALGVGYGMGANASILAHTPQLFQLICGESGIVPAAFVAIVLNVLLPKDEENA from the coding sequence ATGATCAAAAATATTGAGTTGGAGAAGGCGGCTTACGACTTCAAAGCCAAGATGCCCCTTCGCCAGGCGATCCCGCTGGGCCTGCAGCATGTGTTCGCCATGTTCGTCGGCAACCTGACCCCGCTGCTCATCATCACGAGCGCCTGCGGTCTGGCGGGCGGCGAGTTCGCCGACCTGCAGATCAGCCTGCTGCAGAACGCCATGTTCGTGGCCGGCATCGTCACGCTGGTGCAGCTGTTTTCCATCGGCCCGGTCGGCGGTCAGGTCCCCATCATCATGGGCACCAGCTCCGGCTTCCTGGGCGTGTTCAACAGCGTCGCGGCTTCCATGGGCGGCGGTGTGCTGGCCTATGGTGCCATCATGGGTGCGTCCATCCTGGGCGGCCTGTTCGAAACGGTGCTGGGCTTCTTCCTCAAGCCTCTGCGCAAGTTCTTCCCCTCGGTGGTCACGGGCACGGTCGTGCTGTCCATCGGTCTGTCGCTGATCTCGGTCGGTGTCAACTCCTTCGGCGGCGGTAACGCAGCCAAGGACTTCGGCTCCATGGAGAACCTGCTGCTGGCCGTCTTCGTGCTGGTGGTCATCCTGTTCTTCAAGCACTGGACCAATGGCTTTTTGAGCTCTTCCTCCATCCTCATCGGCATTGTGGCCGGTTACATTGCCGCTTTCATCATGGGCTTTGTCCTGCCCACCACCGGTGTCACCGCCGACGGTGTGGAGTTCACCAAGGCATGGGTCCTGAACTGGAATAAGGTCGCGCAGGCCAGCTGGTTCGCCATCCCCAAGCTCGTCCCGGTCAAAATCGTCTTCGATATGCGCGCCATCCTGCCGGTGCTCATCATGTTCATCGTCACGGCCGTTGAGACCGTCGGCGACATCTCCGGCGTGATGGAGGGCGGCATGGGCCGCGAGGCGACCGATAAGGAGCTGTCCGGCGGCGTCATCTGCGACGGTCTGGGTTCCTCCTTTGCCGCCTGCTTCGGCGTCCTGCCCAACACTTCCTTCAGCCAGAACGTTGGTCTGGTGGCCATGACCAAGGTCGTCAACCGCGGTGCACTGGCGACCGGTGCCATCTTCCTGATCCTCTGCGGCCTCATCCCCAAGCTGGGCGCACTGGTCTCCATCATGCCCCAGGCCGTTCTGGGCGGTGCAGCCGTCATGATGTTCTCTTCCATCGTGGTGTCGGGCATCCAGCTCATCACGAAGGAAAAGATGACCCCGCGCACCCTGACCATCGTTTCGGTGGCGCTGGGCGTGGGCTACGGCATGGGTGCCAATGCCAGCATTCTGGCCCATACGCCGCAGCTGTTCCAGCTGATCTGCGGCGAGTCCGGCATCGTCCCCGCAGCCTTCGTGGCCATCGTGCTCAACGTTCTGCTGCCCAAGGACGAAGAGAACGCCTGA
- a CDS encoding 3-hydroxyacyl-CoA dehydrogenase family protein → MKIGVIGAGTMGQGIAKAFAQVEGNSVALCDIKQEWAEKGLAKIKAGYDKLVAKGKIPQEKADAIVAAITPGLKEDLCADCDLVVEAAFEDMKVKQTTFGELDKICKPECIFASNTSSLSITEIGKGLSRPLVGMHFFNPADRMKLIEVIAGCNTPAETVEKIKEISVAIGKNPVQVNEAAGFVVNRILIPMINEAAFIKMEGVSDIAGIDTAMKLGANHPMGPLELGDFIGLDICLAIMDVLYHETGDSKYRACPLIRKMVRGGNLGCKTGKGFYVYNADRTKTPVDQL, encoded by the coding sequence ATGAAGATCGGTGTTATTGGCGCTGGCACGATGGGCCAGGGCATTGCAAAGGCATTCGCTCAGGTCGAGGGCAACAGCGTTGCTCTGTGCGACATCAAGCAGGAGTGGGCCGAGAAGGGCCTGGCAAAGATCAAGGCTGGCTATGACAAGCTGGTCGCAAAGGGCAAGATCCCCCAGGAGAAGGCGGACGCGATCGTCGCCGCTATCACGCCGGGCCTGAAGGAAGACCTGTGTGCAGACTGCGACCTGGTCGTCGAGGCTGCATTCGAGGACATGAAGGTCAAGCAGACCACCTTTGGTGAGCTGGACAAGATCTGCAAGCCGGAGTGCATCTTTGCTTCCAACACTTCTTCTCTGTCCATCACCGAGATCGGCAAGGGCCTGAGCCGCCCGCTGGTCGGCATGCACTTCTTCAACCCCGCCGACCGCATGAAGCTGATCGAGGTCATCGCAGGCTGCAACACTCCTGCTGAGACCGTTGAGAAGATCAAGGAGATCTCGGTCGCCATCGGCAAGAACCCCGTTCAGGTCAACGAGGCAGCAGGCTTCGTCGTCAACCGCATCCTGATCCCCATGATCAACGAAGCAGCCTTCATCAAGATGGAGGGCGTTTCCGACATCGCTGGCATCGACACTGCTATGAAGCTGGGTGCAAACCACCCCATGGGACCCCTGGAGCTGGGCGACTTCATCGGCTTGGACATCTGCCTGGCCATCATGGACGTCCTGTACCACGAGACCGGCGACAGCAAGTATCGTGCCTGCCCGCTGATCCGTAAGATGGTTCGCGGCGGCAACCTGGGCTGCAAGACCGGCAAGGGCTTCTACGTTTACAACGCAGACCGCACCAAGACCCCGGTCGACCAGCTGTAA
- a CDS encoding enoyl-CoA hydratase-related protein: MAFVKTEVQGAVEIITIDRPKALNALNPEVLADLKAAFEAVDQDAIRCIVLTGEGDKSFVAGADIGSMSTMTKAEGEAFGKLGNDVFLMIEHFPIPVIAAVNGFALGGGNELAMSCDIRICSDNAVFGQPEVGLGITPGFGGTQRLARLVGMGMAKQLVYSALNIKADEAYRIGLVNAVYPQAELMENVLKLANKIAKNAPIAVRNCKKAIDDGISLPIEKAVEVEEKLFGDCFETHDQKEGMACFLSREKPKPKAVFTNN; the protein is encoded by the coding sequence ATGGCATTTGTTAAAACCGAAGTGCAGGGTGCTGTCGAGATCATCACCATCGACCGCCCCAAGGCACTGAACGCACTGAACCCTGAAGTTCTGGCAGACCTGAAGGCAGCGTTTGAGGCTGTCGATCAGGACGCCATCCGCTGCATCGTTCTGACCGGCGAAGGCGACAAGAGCTTCGTGGCCGGTGCAGACATCGGTTCCATGAGCACCATGACCAAGGCAGAGGGCGAGGCCTTCGGCAAGCTGGGCAATGATGTTTTCCTGATGATCGAGCATTTCCCCATCCCTGTGATTGCAGCCGTCAACGGCTTCGCACTGGGCGGCGGCAATGAGCTGGCCATGAGCTGCGACATCCGCATCTGTTCGGACAACGCCGTCTTCGGCCAGCCGGAAGTCGGTCTGGGCATCACGCCGGGCTTCGGCGGCACCCAGCGTCTGGCACGTCTCGTCGGCATGGGCATGGCAAAGCAGCTGGTCTATTCGGCCCTGAACATCAAGGCCGATGAGGCTTACCGCATCGGTCTGGTCAATGCCGTGTATCCCCAGGCTGAGCTGATGGAGAACGTCCTGAAGCTGGCCAACAAGATCGCAAAGAACGCCCCCATTGCAGTGCGCAACTGCAAGAAGGCCATCGACGACGGCATCAGCCTGCCCATTGAGAAGGCGGTCGAGGTCGAGGAAAAGCTGTTCGGCGACTGCTTCGAGACCCACGACCAGAAGGAAGGCATGGCTTGCTTCCTGTCCCGTGAGAAACCGAAGCCCAAGGCTGTTTTCACTAACAACTGA
- the acrB gene encoding acryloyl-CoA reductase electron transfer subunit gamma, with translation MKAIVCVKQVPDTSGKVSVKPDGTLDRASMATITNPDDLNALEAALKLKDATGCEVVVVTMGPPPAEGMLRELLARGADKAVLVSGREFGGSDTFATSQILAAAVNKIGVGPEDVVFCGRQAIDGDTAQVGPQIAEKLHLPQVTYVADIQKDGNTLTVKRMLEDGYMMVKVQTPCLLTCIKELNEPRYMSVNGIFTCYDKPMEVFDYNALKDDPLIEVDTIGLKGSPTNVFKSFTPPQKGAGTMLTGDDTAAQLAGILAKKHLI, from the coding sequence ATGAAAGCAATCGTTTGTGTAAAGCAGGTTCCTGATACCTCCGGTAAGGTGTCCGTCAAGCCGGATGGCACCCTGGACCGTGCCTCTATGGCAACCATTACCAACCCCGATGACCTGAACGCTCTGGAGGCTGCTCTGAAGCTCAAGGACGCCACCGGCTGCGAAGTCGTTGTCGTCACCATGGGCCCGCCGCCGGCCGAAGGGATGCTGCGTGAGCTGCTGGCCCGCGGTGCCGACAAGGCCGTTCTGGTCTCCGGCCGTGAGTTCGGCGGTTCCGATACCTTCGCGACCAGCCAGATCCTGGCCGCTGCCGTCAACAAGATCGGCGTTGGCCCGGAGGATGTCGTCTTCTGCGGCCGTCAGGCAATTGATGGCGATACCGCACAGGTCGGCCCCCAGATCGCTGAAAAGCTGCATCTGCCCCAGGTCACCTACGTTGCCGACATCCAGAAGGATGGCAACACCCTGACCGTGAAGCGTATGCTGGAAGACGGCTACATGATGGTCAAGGTCCAGACTCCCTGCCTGCTGACCTGCATCAAGGAGCTGAACGAGCCCCGTTACATGAGCGTCAACGGCATCTTCACCTGCTACGACAAGCCCATGGAAGTGTTTGATTACAACGCTCTGAAGGATGATCCGCTGATCGAGGTCGATACCATCGGCCTGAAGGGTTCTCCGACGAACGTCTTTAAGTCCTTCACTCCTCCGCAGAAGGGCGCAGGCACCATGCTGACGGGCGACGACACCGCCGCACAGCTGGCTGGTATCCTGGCCAAGAAGCACCTGATCTGA
- the acrA gene encoding acryloyl-CoA reductase electron transfer subunit beta produces the protein MADFNDYKGVWVFCEQRQGKLMSTDFELVSEARKLADELGCEVTGLLLGDNVEGIAKELGGYGADQVMVCDSPLLKDYTTDAYAKVVCDMVNAYKPEVLLIGATNIGRDLGPRCAARLHTGLTADATHLDIDTAKYIDFLKESSTIDLSKQKFDMEDRNLKMTRPAFGGHLMATIICPRFRPQMSTVRPGVMKKAPFDQAKADACQIVKPAFELAASDIKTEVLSVEKAAEKLVDLIGADVIVSVGRGISKDVNKGIELAEQLAAALGGGVVGASRAVTDAGWMTADHQVGQTGKTVHPKIYVALGISGAIQHTAGMQDSECIIAVNKNESAPIFGVADYGIVGDLFKVVPELIKQVEAAKAAE, from the coding sequence ATGGCTGATTTTAACGATTACAAGGGCGTTTGGGTCTTCTGTGAGCAGCGCCAGGGCAAACTGATGTCCACCGATTTCGAGCTGGTCAGCGAGGCTCGCAAGCTGGCTGACGAGCTGGGCTGCGAGGTCACCGGCCTGCTGCTGGGCGACAACGTGGAAGGCATCGCCAAAGAGCTGGGCGGCTATGGTGCCGATCAGGTCATGGTCTGCGACAGCCCGCTGCTGAAGGACTACACCACCGACGCATACGCCAAGGTCGTCTGCGATATGGTCAATGCGTACAAGCCTGAGGTCCTGCTGATCGGCGCGACCAACATTGGCCGCGACCTGGGCCCCCGCTGCGCAGCCCGCCTGCACACCGGCCTGACCGCTGATGCGACCCATCTGGACATCGACACTGCCAAGTACATCGATTTCCTGAAGGAGAGCTCCACCATCGACCTGTCCAAGCAGAAGTTCGATATGGAAGACCGCAACCTGAAGATGACCCGTCCCGCATTCGGCGGCCATCTGATGGCTACCATCATCTGCCCCCGTTTCCGTCCGCAGATGTCCACCGTTCGTCCCGGCGTCATGAAGAAGGCTCCCTTCGATCAGGCCAAGGCCGATGCCTGCCAGATCGTGAAGCCCGCCTTTGAGCTGGCTGCTTCCGACATCAAGACCGAGGTCCTGAGCGTCGAGAAGGCTGCTGAGAAGCTGGTCGACCTGATCGGTGCCGACGTCATCGTCTCGGTCGGCCGTGGCATCAGCAAGGATGTCAACAAGGGCATCGAGCTGGCTGAGCAGTTGGCAGCTGCTCTGGGCGGCGGCGTGGTCGGCGCATCCCGTGCCGTCACCGATGCAGGCTGGATGACCGCTGACCATCAGGTCGGTCAGACCGGCAAGACCGTCCACCCCAAGATCTACGTTGCTCTGGGTATTTCCGGTGCCATCCAGCACACCGCTGGTATGCAGGATTCTGAGTGCATCATCGCCGTCAACAAGAACGAGTCTGCACCCATCTTCGGTGTGGCAGATTACGGCATCGTCGGCGATCTGTTCAAGGTCGTGCCGGAGCTCATCAAGCAGGTCGAGGCAGCCAAGGCCGCTGAATAA
- a CDS encoding NTP transferase domain-containing protein yields the protein MSETSRPIGCVIMASGLARRFGSNKLLADFGGRPLLCRALDATDTPQLACRIVVTRSAEVETLCQTLGVACLRHALPGRNDTVRLGLEALLTLQPGLAGCIFLPGDQPLLRRETVEALVCAFAADTRTQKETERAIFRLAFQAENDPEPLVGSPVLFGCGYFSALRTLPEGKGGSVLLRRYPERVCNVFTADRAELLDADTPEALRELKQFLI from the coding sequence ATGTCTGAAACTTCTCGCCCGATCGGGTGTGTCATCATGGCGTCCGGGCTGGCCCGGCGGTTTGGCTCCAACAAGCTGCTGGCCGATTTCGGCGGGCGGCCGCTGCTCTGCCGGGCACTGGACGCCACAGATACCCCGCAGCTGGCCTGCCGCATCGTCGTGACGCGGTCGGCAGAGGTGGAAACGCTCTGCCAAACGCTGGGGGTGGCCTGCCTGCGCCACGCACTGCCGGGCCGGAACGATACCGTCCGGCTGGGGCTGGAAGCACTGCTCACTCTTCAGCCCGGCCTTGCGGGCTGCATCTTCCTGCCCGGCGACCAGCCCCTGCTGCGGCGGGAGACGGTCGAGGCTCTGGTGTGCGCCTTTGCGGCCGACACCCGGACACAAAAAGAAACAGAGCGGGCGATCTTCCGGCTGGCGTTCCAGGCCGAAAACGACCCGGAACCGCTTGTCGGAAGCCCCGTTCTGTTTGGATGCGGTTATTTTTCCGCCCTGCGCACCCTGCCCGAAGGCAAAGGCGGCAGTGTGCTGCTCCGGCGTTACCCGGAGCGGGTCTGCAATGTGTTCACCGCAGACCGTGCAGAGCTTCTGGACGCGGACACACCGGAGGCCCTGCGGGAACTAAAACAGTTTTTGATCTGA
- a CDS encoding acetyl-CoA C-acetyltransferase: protein MKKVVIASACRTAIGKFGGTLANVPAAELGSIVIKEALERAHVAPEQVDHVYMGCVIQAGLGQNVARQASLKAGLPIETPAVTVNVVCGSGLNCVNMAAQMIEAGDADIVVAGGMENMDMAPFAMMKGRYGYRMGAPMGKSELVDTMVNDALWDATGFNKHMGMTAENVCTNETYQKKYGYNPITREQLDEFSYNSQVKADKAIKDGAFKDEIVPVVIKGKKGDTVFDTDEGPRLTPIEKLGTLKPAFTKDGIVTAGNSSAINDGAAALVVMSEEKAKELGVTPLATWVAGALAGVEPEVMGLGPIAATKKVMTKTGLSVADMDLIEANEAFAAQSVAVSQALNFDMNKVNVNGGAIALGHPVGASGARILVTLLYAMKHRGAHKGLATLCIGGGMGCATIVEMD from the coding sequence ATGAAGAAAGTTGTTATCGCATCTGCATGCCGTACCGCCATCGGTAAGTTCGGCGGCACTCTTGCCAACGTCCCCGCTGCTGAGCTGGGCTCCATCGTCATCAAGGAGGCACTGGAGCGCGCACACGTCGCACCGGAGCAGGTCGATCATGTTTACATGGGCTGCGTCATTCAGGCTGGTCTGGGCCAGAACGTCGCGCGTCAGGCTTCCCTGAAGGCAGGCCTGCCCATCGAGACCCCCGCTGTCACCGTCAACGTGGTCTGCGGCTCCGGTCTGAACTGCGTCAACATGGCTGCGCAGATGATCGAGGCTGGCGATGCCGACATCGTCGTTGCAGGCGGCATGGAGAACATGGACATGGCTCCCTTCGCTATGATGAAGGGCCGCTACGGCTACCGCATGGGCGCTCCCATGGGCAAGAGCGAGCTGGTCGATACCATGGTCAACGATGCTCTGTGGGATGCCACCGGCTTCAACAAGCACATGGGCATGACCGCTGAGAACGTCTGCACCAACGAGACCTATCAGAAGAAGTACGGCTACAACCCCATCACCCGCGAGCAGCTGGATGAGTTCTCTTACAACAGCCAGGTCAAGGCAGACAAGGCCATCAAGGACGGCGCCTTCAAGGACGAGATCGTTCCCGTTGTCATCAAGGGCAAGAAGGGCGACACCGTGTTCGATACCGATGAAGGCCCCCGTCTGACCCCGATCGAGAAGCTGGGCACCCTGAAGCCCGCCTTCACCAAGGACGGCATCGTGACCGCCGGCAACTCTTCCGCCATCAACGACGGCGCTGCTGCTCTGGTCGTGATGAGCGAGGAGAAGGCCAAGGAGCTGGGCGTCACCCCGCTGGCAACCTGGGTCGCTGGTGCTCTGGCTGGTGTTGAGCCCGAAGTCATGGGTCTGGGCCCCATCGCTGCAACCAAGAAGGTCATGACAAAGACCGGCCTGTCCGTTGCCGATATGGACCTGATCGAGGCAAACGAGGCCTTCGCAGCACAGTCTGTGGCCGTCAGCCAGGCTCTGAACTTTGATATGAACAAGGTCAACGTCAACGGCGGCGCAATCGCTCTGGGCCACCCGGTCGGCGCTTCCGGCGCTCGTATCCTGGTCACCCTGCTGTATGCAATGAAGCACCGTGGTGCCCACAAGGGTCTGGCTACCCTGTGCATCGGCGGCGGCATGGGCTGCGCTACCATCGTCGAAATGGACTAA
- a CDS encoding FAD binding domain-containing protein, with translation MMTIREYKRAESLEEAWQLNQKKNNRVIGGMIWLKMEKINVGTAIDLSGLGLDTIEETEEQFSIGAMVTLRQLELDAGLAAYTNGAVRESVRHIVGVQLRNLATVGGSIYSRFGFSDVLTLFLALNASVELYKGGIVPLAEYAARPYDRDLLVRVIVPKEPAAFCYQSVRNSQTDFPVLTCAAAKTAEGYRFAIGARPGKAVRFDLTPNAAETPELLADRFAAEVRAAIKTESNLRGSAEYRNHLAGVLVKRAVRQLEG, from the coding sequence ATGATGACGATCCGGGAATACAAACGAGCGGAAAGTCTTGAAGAAGCCTGGCAGCTCAACCAGAAAAAGAACAATCGGGTCATCGGCGGCATGATCTGGCTCAAGATGGAAAAGATCAACGTCGGCACCGCCATTGATCTGTCCGGTCTGGGGCTGGATACCATCGAGGAGACGGAGGAGCAGTTCTCCATCGGGGCCATGGTCACCCTGCGGCAGCTGGAGCTGGACGCCGGGCTGGCCGCATACACGAACGGAGCAGTGCGGGAGTCCGTGCGGCATATCGTGGGTGTGCAGTTGCGCAACCTTGCCACCGTGGGCGGCAGCATTTACAGCCGCTTCGGGTTCTCGGATGTGCTGACTCTGTTCCTGGCACTGAACGCCTCGGTGGAGCTGTACAAGGGCGGCATCGTGCCGCTGGCCGAGTACGCCGCCCGCCCCTACGACCGGGATCTCCTCGTGCGGGTGATCGTGCCGAAAGAACCGGCTGCGTTCTGCTACCAGTCGGTGCGGAACAGCCAGACCGATTTCCCGGTGCTGACCTGCGCCGCCGCCAAAACGGCCGAGGGCTATCGCTTCGCCATCGGTGCCCGGCCGGGCAAGGCAGTGCGGTTTGACCTGACGCCCAACGCGGCCGAGACGCCGGAGCTGCTGGCAGACCGCTTTGCCGCAGAAGTGCGGGCAGCGATCAAGACCGAGAGCAATCTGCGCGGCAGCGCCGAATACCGCAACCATCTGGCCGGAGTTCTGGTCAAGCGTGCGGTCCGCCAGCTGGAAGGGTAA